The Theileria orientalis strain Shintoku DNA, chromosome 2, complete genome genome has a window encoding:
- a CDS encoding lipid-binding protein, which translates to MLANSLSRHLSRNYITFANLRYMSHVPNNNLVTKFNNPTNQFSNLNTIGNRRGLSTFDLNVRNNLVINKNQLGCLTPYSNKFGVRYDGGVATLGAAVALMSVGGVAQGIGNLFAALVSGTARNPSIKEDLFTYTLIGMGFLEFLAIVCILMGAIMMYS; encoded by the exons ATGTTAGCCAACAGCTTAAGTCGTCATTTATCCAGGAATTACATTACCTTTGCCAACCTAAGGTATATGTCACATGTTCCAAACAATAATTTGGTTACCAAATTTAACAATCCTACCAACCAATTTagtaatttaaacacaattgGTAACCGTAGGGGACTATCAACCTTTGACTTAAATGTCAGGAACAATTTAGTTATCAACAAG AACCAGTTGGGTTGTCTAACTCCCTACAGTAACAAATTTGGAGTAAGGTATGACGGGGGTGTGGCCACTCTTGGTGCCGCAGTAGCCTTAATGTCAGTAGGGGGAGTTGCCCAGGGCATAGGAAACCTGTTTGCAGCCCTGGTGTCCGGAACGGCAAGGAATCCCTCCATAAAGGAAGATTTGTTCACCTACACGTTGATAGGAATGGGTTTCCTCGAGTTCCTCGCAATTGTGTGTATCTTGATGGGTGCCATAATGATGTACTCGTAA
- a CDS encoding 60S ribosomal protein L18: MTKKTGSSLKPSLQQNLVQYHIVGRAAPTKKNPNPNTYRMSVFAKNSVLAKSRFWYFMKRLNKAKRSGGEILSCNRLNESKKGRVKNFGILLRYNSRTGTHNMYKEYRDLTKTGAVSQMYGDMAGRHRARSNCIQVIKVGEVKDEDCKKPKVTQLHGKKLKFPILRPTPHLDRKNRKVFATCRPAISL, translated from the coding sequence ATGACTAAAAAAACAGGCTCGTCTCTTAAACCTTCATTGCAACAGAATCTTGTGCAATACCATATCGTTGGTAGAGCGGCCCCTACCAAAAAGAACCCGAATCCAAACACATATAGAATGAGCGTGTTCGCTAAGAACTCAGTGTTGGCTAAATCAAGATTCTGGTACTTTATGAAACGCCTCAACAAGGCGAAGAGGTCAGGAGGAGAAATTCTATCGTGTAACAGACTGAACGAATCCAAGAAGGGGCGCGTCAAGAACTTCGGAATCCTGTTGAGATATAACTCGAGAACAGGAACACACAATATGTACAAGGAATACCGAGATCTGACGAAAACGGGAGCAGTATCCCAGATGTATGGAGACATGGCAGGCCGTCACAGAGCACGCTCGAACTGTATCCAGGTGATAAAGGTGGGAGAAGTCAAGGATGAAGACTGCAAGAAGCCGAAAGTCACGCAGCTTCACGGAAAAAAGCTTAAGTTTCCGATCTTGAGACCAACACCACACCTTGACAGAAAAAACAGAAAGGTATTCGCAACATGTAGGCCAGCCATATCACTCTAA
- a CDS encoding 60S ribosomal protein L18 → MGIDLVKAGRVKKPGRKHLVSKNPYLRLLVKLYRLLARRSNAPFNKVVLKRLLMPRRYKCPISLSKLSKHMKNNPENTAVVVGTVTDDKRMLEVPKLSVCALRVTESAKNRILASGGEVLTFDQLVARHPKGSKCTLLRGETKAREAVKHFRNEVKGNPKPYVRSKGRKFEKARGRRHSRAFKVKAH, encoded by the exons ATG GGTATCGACTTAGTTAAGGCAGGAAGAGTTAAAAAACCGGGTCGCAAGCACCTAGTGAGTAAGAACCCTTACCTACGCCTTCTCGTTAAATTGTACCGCTTACTGGCAAGACGCTCAAACGCGCCCTTCAACAAGGTGGTGTTGAAGCGCTTGCTGATGCCAAGAAGATACAAATGCCCAATTTCCCTCTCGAAGCTGAGCAAACACATGAAAAATAACCCAGAAAACACAGCAGTTGTAGTCGGAACAGTGACAG ACGATAAGAGGATGTTGGAGGTGCCGAAGCTGAGTGTGTGCGCACTGAGAGTGACAGAGAGCGCCAAAAACAGAATACTGGCCTCAGGAGGAGAAGTGCTCACGTTCGACCAGCTGGTGGCAAGGCACCCAAAGGGATCAAAGTGCACGCTCCTGAGAGGAGAGACGAAGGCGAGAGAAGCAGTTAAGCACTTCAGAAACGAAGTGAAGGGAAACCCGAAGCCGTACGTGAGGTCCAAGGGAAGAAAGTTCGAAAAGGCGAGAGGAAGACGCCACTCGAGAGCATTCAAAGTCAAGGCACACTAG
- a CDS encoding small GTP binding protein rab6, which yields MTSSDGMTSVSNQRNKIVLLGEQSAGKTSIVTRFVYDHYIPAYAATIGIDFLSKVVTVNQRTMRLQLWDTAGQERFRSLMPSYIRDSSSAIVVYDITNRESFERTRNWIKDIKDMRGDKAVIVVVGNKTDLLDKRTVSFEEGESLAKEMNCFFRETSAKNGDNVQELFTLVASELLKTIEPEPVNDRLVDIDLRPSAPSENTGCVGRSSVGFSSLTKMCQRN from the exons ATGACCAGTTCAGATGGAA TGACATCAGTCAGTAACCagagaaataaaatagtcCTTTTGGGAGAACAGAGTGCTGGGAAAACTTCCATCGTTACTAGATTCGTGTACGACCACTATATACCAGCTTACGCGGCAACTATCGGTATTGATTTTTTGAGTAAAGTTGTCACCGTCAACCAGAGGACTATGCGTCTCCAGCTGTGGGATACAGCTGGACAGGAAAGGTTCAGGTCGCTGATGCCGAGTTATATACGAGATTCCTCTTCAGCAATCGTTGTATACGATATCACAAACAGAGAGTCTTTCGAGAGGACCAGGAACTGGATTAAAGATATAAAAGATA TGAGAGGGGACAAAGCTGTTATAGTTGTGGTTGGAAATAAAACAGATTTATTAGATAAAAG GACTGTTTCCTTTGAGGAAGGGGAAAGTCTCGCTAAGGAG ATGAATTGCTTTTTCCGGGAGACTAGTGCTAAAAATGGAGATAATGTACAGgaattatttacactaGTGGCAAGCGAATTGCTCAAGACAATCGAACCAGAACCAGTCAACGATAGAC TGGTGGACATTGATTTAAGGCCCTCAGCACCAAGCGAAAATACAGGTTGTGTGGGTCGAAGCTCTGTAGGATTTTCTAGTTTAACTAAGATGTGTCAACGAAACTAG
- a CDS encoding uncharacterized protein (SJCHGC06955 protein) — protein MVLCTNCNSRNAVVRRSFTGHFNCKQCFIESFETGVYNYITSNNLISDGDRVCIGVSGGKDSSVLTHVLFTIKNRYNLNWNLYLLAIDEGIKGYRDDSLLIVDHLYDKYKIELKVLNFKDTYGLTMDQVVALIGKKNNCTICGSFRRQILEIGARLFDANVLCTGHNADDMAETVLLNLFRGDLYKLTTSINNVNNDTDRRANGPKVTVPVTKLKRIKPLKYTFEKEIVMYARFLSLKYFSTECIYSPEAYRGHMRSFIKNLEIINPKIILNIIHSGDRFFSDYTPVDNSGNTCIKCGIGNVKNICKPCVIVEQLNVLKYNRAQKTSQLNSSQVDKEGKQSHLDNSDPQGSEEYIDKKLDSKTTHSKKYEKQHHRDDTHTKALTIKYESAK, from the exons ATGGTATTATGTACCAATTGCAACTCACGAAATGCCGTTGTCCGCAGATCTTTCACCGGGCACTTTAATTGTAAACAGTGCTTTATAGAATCTTTCGAAACCGGTGTTTACAATTACATAACTAGCAATAATTTGATTTCTGATGGTGATCGCGTCTGTATAGGAGTTTCCGGCGGTAAAGATTCCTCTGTTTTAACCCACGTTCTCTTCACTATTAAGAACCGGTACAACTTGAACTGGAACTTGTATCTGCTGGCCATCGATGAGGGAATTAAGGGTTACAGAGACGATTCGCTCCTAATTGTCGACCATTTgtatgataaatataaaattgaactCAAAGTGCTTAATTTTAAGGATACATATGGGCTGACCATGGACCAAGTGGTTGCGCTCATCGGCAAGAAAAACAATTGCACAATCTGCGGATCATTCAGAAGACAGATACTGGAGATAGGAGCAAGGCTATTTGACGCAAATGTGCTGTGTACAGGCCACAACGCAGACGATATGGCCGAGACGGTGTTGTTGAACCTGTTTAGGGGTGATCTGTACAAGCTGACAACTTCCATCAACAATGTTAATAACGATACTGATA GAAGGGCGAACGGGCCTAAAGTCACGGTACCGGTCAccaaattaaaaagaataaagcCCCTTaagtacacatttgaaaaggaaattGTTATGTATGCTAGGTTCCTGTCACTCAAGTACTTCTCCACGGAATGTATATACTCGCCCGAGGCGTATAGAGGGCACATGAGATCGTTTATCAAAAATCTGGAAATCATAAATCCGAAAATCatattaaacattataCACTCGGGGGATAGATTTTTTTCAGACTATACACCGGTCGACAACAGCGGAAATACATGTATTAAATGTGGGATAGGTAACGTGAAGAACATTTGCAAGCCATGTGTAATAGTTGAAcagttaaatgtgttaaaatacaaCCGAGCACAAAAAACAAGCCAGTTAAATAGTTCACAAGTCGATAAGGAGGGGAAGCAGAGTCATTTGGATAATTCGGATCCTCAGGGCTCAGAAGAGTATATAGACAAAAAATTAGATTCTAAGACTACTCACAGTAAAAAGTACGAAAAACAACATCACAGGGACGACACACACACGAAAGCcctaacaataaaatacgAAAGTGCAAAATGA
- a CDS encoding farnesyltransferase beta subunit, with product MMDKDIINRGFPGTDNGRPIRLINILRERFNIPRFKNTPVLTDEPQNWRANFGGADPATPYAEAMINYHNHAFTYMFFPIWWYSSRFVACDTFLETRCVRALLTKWKFVLCHTPRVK from the exons ATGATGGATAAAGATATTATAAATAGGGGTTTCCCTGGTACAGATAACGGGAGACCCATTAgattgataaatatattaaggGAGAGATTTAATATACCAAGATTTAAGAATACACCAGTTCt GACTGATGAGCCTCAAAATTGGAGAGCGAACTTCGGTGGAGCTGATCCAGCGACGCCATACGCAGAAGCAATGATTAACTACCACAACCACGCCTTcacatatatgtttttt CCCATATGGTGGTACAGCAGCAGATTCGTGGCCTGTGACACATTTTTAGAAACAAGATGTGTCAGAGCACTATTGACAAAATGGAAGTTTGTCTTATGTCACACACCAAGGGTAAAATGA